Proteins co-encoded in one Amia ocellicauda isolate fAmiCal2 chromosome 11, fAmiCal2.hap1, whole genome shotgun sequence genomic window:
- the nhsl3 gene encoding NHS-like protein 3 isoform X2, which translates to MSAQNAGDLVPKDITDILARESKSTKNKKHRGGSLSRAFSWLKGKKKKKGSSSVQSRGGKGGEGRNKTLHHGDPATAKALSKPEDDNKLTVHFTASEHFQENVFIEGSRPQYLEALHTEAQEGLKCLQQEENGNGLEHGDNQSIHSTITLQPEHEAGFRGRKGSLESESTTADTVSTVSARSALLRTGSTFKPYNQPKKPEKTKKRSRRTTIMGIPQHVQKELGIERATMIKHNADGTNSVRLANGGDGSVVIPTVDGELPRPNHEGARVHLQAIEFMQSSHEEKLLKHHIKAVYKDDFALHHKVGPRFSPMQRPKSLAVPGMTTHNYINEPQSPVMSMSPQATYLSKIIPNAILPASVDVIEISRSRSRNSVRTVSKSSLVSASPASTRSSMRSSARNFNISDLSSNSSNWSHSQSSETIVSNSSTISSKGSAKKVQTLNGAGEPAPRKTDKETNRPGPDQMSVNSSVSWASASSAMAQNGSGHGSKQKGSPTSPSSSTESGADSYDTASIQSASSFNRSMSVMKMKRPPAPPRRTYSLHQDKLKRRSRELQDSGSAETRQDNVKVPHQETWVVGGGKRSMIVDEVFSPGTPGSTQSGSPAYSADYSSPDDSRSSAAASPLTPETMAAREAVLKEQPGSSDSSPQKPPFLVNKFERTMSPSSGYSSQSGTPTLPTKEIPVFPSSPGNNKTKPAKPERTVSRTSPNASVSSSVTSLSSAPSEPLSREASANSQPAGKSFPPVAAVSNKAAPAPPTVLLREAFNIPPPPKVKAPSPPPPETWMNKKRIFEVLYGQNATANRFSAEKRGTLLMQKNETQTAEKQQSPLTDKIEILSVEKGSPLQSKETVQKAEILLPSTKEVPAVQKQESPVVAKKEPPPVMKKSSPLVHKKEDGPVQESPQVKNQISVEEKKPSPRVEKKTIPLAQNPTAIVIVQARTSPPPSPPPAHLPPPPPAKKTSDSSVSSPPPEASQVNPIAESAWPPPPPPLEESGPVFAVQDEVDFSFPLPPPPMSQETVTEVVSSPAVSEILENSGASTTPMAPVTVILQHEQAMPSIATVAVMAASAAKNLKEESVKIAEPASQPQPEERAPPPPPPPPAPPLPVAIVKPSDPLVVTTPSLDKSASAQLSSTQAQPSQDKPAEVSCPPTASDVIPPAPPLTVEKQVPGNFRKQSSLASKEPLSRPKSTPAPKEDANIPLVTPSLLQMVRLRSVNVASEQTLTGDIKPSDENGSGQEQSPSLSPNQTVPQKPIRKSLSLKSPPASAPLPSMRLQEAIRLKTAAMSSKDGKPARLSLRTSTSATASGELGVPSPRSPDEGALHKSPASTASFIFSKSTKKVVIETPSSPEAQTDLKKNLVAELMSVSSPTKPMTSPPPINGKPAAMKKPSKVPPPVAKKPPHVASNPAKPSSPTTKTESSLSEQHPSTPTEGGQKGTETHGEAGSVQPAGQQAQPKQDAESANGPETDNTVTSSAS; encoded by the exons CACTGTCAAAGCCCGAGGATGACAACAAACTGACGGTGCACTTCACAGCCTCTGAGCACTTCCAGGAGAATGTGTTCATCGAGGGCAGCCGGCCTCAGTACCTGGAAGCGCTGCACACCGAGGCCCAGGAGGGGCTCAAATGTCTCCAGCAGGAAG AAAATGGGAATGGACTTGAACATGGGGACAACCAAAGTATCCAT TCGACGATAACGCTGCAGCCCGAGCATGAGGCCGGCTTCAGAGGGAGAAAAGGATCACTGGAGTCGGAGAGCACCACTGCAGACACCGTCTCCACTGTGTCGGCCCGTTCCGCACTGCTGCGCACTG GCTCTACCTTCAAGCCATACAATCAGCCTAAAAAGCCAGAGAAGACCAAAAAGAGAAGCAGAAGAACCACTATAATGGGAATACCGCAGCATGTACAAAAGGAGCTAG GGATTGAGAGAGCAACCATGATAAAGCACAATGCAGATGGCACAAACTCTGTCCGGCTGGCAAATGGAGGGGATGGCTCTGTGGTCATACCAACTGTTGATGGAGAGTTGCCAAGACCTAATCATGAAGGTGCCAGGGTCCACTTGCAGGCCATCGAGTTCATGCAGTCCTCCCATGAAGAGAAGCTCCTCAAGCATCACATTAAGGCTGTTTACAAGGATGACTTTGCCCTGCACCACAAGGTGGGCCCCAGGTTCTCTCCCATGCAGAGGCCCAAGTCGCTGGCTGTACCGGGAATGACGACACACAACTACATAAACGAGCCCCAAAGCCCCGTCATGTCCATGTCACCACAGGCCACCTACTTGTCCAAGATCATCCCCAATGCCATCTTGCCAGCCTCTGTGGATGTCATCGAGATCAGCAGAAGCCGCAGCAGGAACAGCGTCCGCACTGTGAGCAAGAGCAGTCTGGTATCTGCTAGCCCGGCCTCCACACGCTCCAGCATGCGCTCGTCTGCCCGCAACTTCAACATCAGTGATCTCTCTTCCAACAGCTCCAACTGGAGCCACTCCCAGTCTTCCGAGACCATCGTGTCCAACTCCTCTACCATCTCCTCCAAGGGCAGTGCAAAGAAAGTTCAGACCCTGAATGGGGCAGGTGAGCCTGCTCCCAGGAAGACAGATAAGGAGACCAACAGGCCAGGACCTGATCAGATGAGTGTCAACAGCTCCGTCAGCTGGGCAAGCGCTTCCTCTGCAATGGCCCAGAATGGCAGCGGGCATGGCAGCAAGCAAAAGGGCAGCCCAACGTCACCATCTTCTAGCACAGAGAGTGGGGCAGATAGCTATGACACCGCAAGCATCCAAAGCGCCAGCTCTTTCAACCGGAGCATGTctgtgatgaagatgaagaggcCACCAGCTCCCCCGAGGAGGACCTATTCCCTGCACCAGGATAAGCTTAAGCGTCGCTCCAGAGAGCTGCAGGACAGTGGCAGCGCAGAGACCAGACAAGACAATGTCAAGGTCCCCCACCAGGAAACATGGGTGGTTGGAGGAGGGAAGCGCAGTATGATTGTGGATGAGGTTTTTTCACCTGGTACGCCAGGCAGTACCCAATCAGGGAGCCCAGCCTACTCTGCAGATTATAGCTCTCCAGACGACTCCAGGTCTTCCGCAGCTGCCAGTCCACTCACTCCAGAAACGATGGCAGCCAGGGAAGCTGTTCTCAAGGAGCAACCAGGGTCAAGTGATTCTTCCCCCCAGAAACCCCCCTTCCTCGTGAACAAGTTTGAGAGGACTATGTCTCCCTCAAGCGGCTACTCCAGCCAGAGTGGTACCCCGACGCTCCCCACCAAAGAAATTCCTGTTTTCCCATCCTCACCTGGGAATAACAAAACCAAGCCAGCAAAACCTGAGAGAACGGTCTCTCGGACGTCCCCTAATGCATCTGTATCCTCTTCCGTGACCTCTCTGTCATCTGCGCCCTCCGAGCCTCTTTCTCGAGAGGCTTCAGCCAATTCCCAGCCTGCTGGGAAGTCTTTCCCTCCTGTTGCAGCTGTGAGCAACAAGGCAGCCCCTGCCCCTCCCACAGTTTTACTCAGAGAGGCATTTAACATTCCACCACCACCCAAAGTAAAAGCACCTTCTCCTCCACCCCCTGAGACATGGATGAACAAAAAACGCATCTTCGAGGTGCTATATGGCCAAAATGCCACTGCAAACAGGTTTTCAGCAGAGAAACGGGGGACTCTCTTGATGCAAAAGAATGAGACTCAAACTGCAGAGAAGCAGCAGAGTCCATTAACAGATAAAATAGAGATTCTGTCTGTAGAAAAGGGGAGTCCGTTACAAAGTAAGGAGACTGTCCAGAAAGCAGAGATTCTATTACCAAGTACAAAAGAGGTTCCGGCAGTCCAAAAGCAGGAGAGTCCAGTGGTTGCAAAGAAAGAGCCACCTCCAGTTATGAAAAAGAGCAGTCCACTGGTTCATAAGAAGGAAGATGGACCTGTACAGGAAAGCCCCCAAGTAAAGAACCAGATTTCAGTAGAAGAAAAGAAGCCAAGTCCTCGGGTAGAGAAAAAGACCATTCCACTGGCACAGAACCCTACAGCTATAGTTATTGTGCAAGCACGTACTTCACCCCCACCATCTCCTCCCCCCGCCCACCTGCCTCCCCCACCTCCTGCTAAGAAGACCTCAGATTCATCAGTTTCATCTCCCCCTCCCGAAGCATCCCAGGTGAACCCAATAGCAGAATCTGCCTGGccacccccacctcctcccCTGGAGGAATCTGGACCTGTATTTGCAGTGCAGGATGAGGTAGATTTCTCCTTCCCTCTGCCACCTCCTCCTATGTCTCAGGAAACTGTCACAGAGGTGGTGAGCTCTCCTGCTGTTTCTGAGATCCTGGAGAATTCGGGGGCTTCCACAACACCTATGGCACCTGTTACAGTTATTCTGCAACATGAACAAGCAATGCCTTCTATAGCCACTGTGGCCGTGATGGCTGCATCAGCAGCAAAGAATTTGAAGGAGGAATCTGTGAAAATAGCAGAGCCTGCATCACAACCACAGCCAGAAGAAAGGgctcccccacctcccccacctcccccagcTCCCCCTTTGCCAGTGGCTATTGTCAAGCCCAGTGACCCATTGGTAGTTACCACTCCCTCCTTGGATAAGTCTGCATCAGCTCAACTGTCTTCCACTCAAGCACAACCTTCCCAAGATAAGCCAGCTGAAGTTTCCTGCCCTCCAACAGCATCTGACGTCATCCCTCCTGCACCCCCATTAACTGTGGAGAAACAGGTCCCTGGGAACTTCAGAAAACAGTCAAGCCTGGCAAGTAAGGAGCCACTGTCACGGCCCAAAAGCACACCTGCTCCCAAAGAGGATGCCAACATCCCCCTGGTCACGCCTTCCCTGCTCCAGATGGTACGGTTACGATCTGTGAATGTTGCAAGTGAGCAGACTCTCACTGGTGACATCAAACCGAGCGATGAAAACGGATCCGGCCAAGAACAGAGCCCGAGCCTGAGCCCAAACCAGACTGTACCCCAGAAGCCCATCCGCAAATCCCTCTCTCTGAAGTCGCCTCCTGCCTCGGCACCCCTTCCTTCTATGAGGCTCCAAGAAGCCATTCGCTTGAAGACAGCTGCCATGTCTTCCAAGGATGGCAAGCCTGCCAGGCTCAGCTTACGGACGTCCACATCCGCCACTGCCAGCGGTGAGCTGGGAGTGCCTTCCCCCAGGTCGCCAGATGAGGGCGCCCTGCATAAATCTCCAGCCTCCACTGCCAGCTTCATCTTCTCTAAAAGCACGAAGAAGGTAGTCATCGAGACACCATCATCTCCGGAGGCTCAGACCGATCTCAAAAAGAACCTCGTGGCAGAACTGATGTCTGTGTCCAGCCCAACAAAGCCCATGACCAGTCCGCCCCCAATCAACGGGAAACCAGCAGCCATGAAGAAGCCAAGCAAGGTGCCACCACCGGTGGCCAAAAAACCACCTCACGTTGCGAGCAACCCGGCTAAGCCTTCGAGCCCAACCACAAAGACAGAGAGCTCCCTGAGTGAGCAGCACCCCTCTACTCCCACAGAAGGGGGGCAGAAAGGGACTGAGACACATGGGGAGGCTGGGAGTGTGCAACCTGCAGGCCAGCAAGCACAACCAAAGCAGGATGCAGAGTCAGCAA ATGGTCCTGAAACTGATAACACCGTGACATCGTCTGCTtcatga
- the nhsl3 gene encoding NHS-like protein 3 isoform X4, with translation MVVFLSKNIRSLLSVFKKKALSKPEDDNKLTVHFTASEHFQENVFIEGSRPQYLEALHTEAQEGLKCLQQEENGNGLEHGDNQSIHSTITLQPEHEAGFRGRKGSLESESTTADTVSTVSARSALLRTGSTFKPYNQPKKPEKTKKRSRRTTIMGIPQHVQKELGIERATMIKHNADGTNSVRLANGGDGSVVIPTVDGELPRPNHEGARVHLQAIEFMQSSHEEKLLKHHIKAVYKDDFALHHKVGPRFSPMQRPKSLAVPGMTTHNYINEPQSPVMSMSPQATYLSKIIPNAILPASVDVIEISRSRSRNSVRTVSKSSLVSASPASTRSSMRSSARNFNISDLSSNSSNWSHSQSSETIVSNSSTISSKGSAKKVQTLNGAGEPAPRKTDKETNRPGPDQMSVNSSVSWASASSAMAQNGSGHGSKQKGSPTSPSSSTESGADSYDTASIQSASSFNRSMSVMKMKRPPAPPRRTYSLHQDKLKRRSRELQDSGSAETRQDNVKVPHQETWVVGGGKRSMIVDEVFSPGTPGSTQSGSPAYSADYSSPDDSRSSAAASPLTPETMAAREAVLKEQPGSSDSSPQKPPFLVNKFERTMSPSSGYSSQSGTPTLPTKEIPVFPSSPGNNKTKPAKPERTVSRTSPNASVSSSVTSLSSAPSEPLSREASANSQPAGKSFPPVAAVSNKAAPAPPTVLLREAFNIPPPPKVKAPSPPPPETWMNKKRIFEVLYGQNATANRFSAEKRGTLLMQKNETQTAEKQQSPLTDKIEILSVEKGSPLQSKETVQKAEILLPSTKEVPAVQKQESPVVAKKEPPPVMKKSSPLVHKKEDGPVQESPQVKNQISVEEKKPSPRVEKKTIPLAQNPTAIVIVQARTSPPPSPPPAHLPPPPPAKKTSDSSVSSPPPEASQVNPIAESAWPPPPPPLEESGPVFAVQDEVDFSFPLPPPPMSQETVTEVVSSPAVSEILENSGASTTPMAPVTVILQHEQAMPSIATVAVMAASAAKNLKEESVKIAEPASQPQPEERAPPPPPPPPAPPLPVAIVKPSDPLVVTTPSLDKSASAQLSSTQAQPSQDKPAEVSCPPTASDVIPPAPPLTVEKQVPGNFRKQSSLASKEPLSRPKSTPAPKEDANIPLVTPSLLQMVRLRSVNVASEQTLTGDIKPSDENGSGQEQSPSLSPNQTVPQKPIRKSLSLKSPPASAPLPSMRLQEAIRLKTAAMSSKDGKPARLSLRTSTSATASGELGVPSPRSPDEGALHKSPASTASFIFSKSTKKVVIETPSSPEAQTDLKKNLVAELMSVSSPTKPMTSPPPINGKPAAMKKPSKVPPPVAKKPPHVASNPAKPSSPTTKTESSLSEQHPSTPTEGGQKGTETHGEAGSVQPAGQQAQPKQDAESANGPETDNTVTSSAS, from the exons ATGGTTGTTTTCTTGAGTAAAAACATTCGCTCACTGCTGTCGGTTTTCAAAAAGAAGG CACTGTCAAAGCCCGAGGATGACAACAAACTGACGGTGCACTTCACAGCCTCTGAGCACTTCCAGGAGAATGTGTTCATCGAGGGCAGCCGGCCTCAGTACCTGGAAGCGCTGCACACCGAGGCCCAGGAGGGGCTCAAATGTCTCCAGCAGGAAG AAAATGGGAATGGACTTGAACATGGGGACAACCAAAGTATCCAT TCGACGATAACGCTGCAGCCCGAGCATGAGGCCGGCTTCAGAGGGAGAAAAGGATCACTGGAGTCGGAGAGCACCACTGCAGACACCGTCTCCACTGTGTCGGCCCGTTCCGCACTGCTGCGCACTG GCTCTACCTTCAAGCCATACAATCAGCCTAAAAAGCCAGAGAAGACCAAAAAGAGAAGCAGAAGAACCACTATAATGGGAATACCGCAGCATGTACAAAAGGAGCTAG GGATTGAGAGAGCAACCATGATAAAGCACAATGCAGATGGCACAAACTCTGTCCGGCTGGCAAATGGAGGGGATGGCTCTGTGGTCATACCAACTGTTGATGGAGAGTTGCCAAGACCTAATCATGAAGGTGCCAGGGTCCACTTGCAGGCCATCGAGTTCATGCAGTCCTCCCATGAAGAGAAGCTCCTCAAGCATCACATTAAGGCTGTTTACAAGGATGACTTTGCCCTGCACCACAAGGTGGGCCCCAGGTTCTCTCCCATGCAGAGGCCCAAGTCGCTGGCTGTACCGGGAATGACGACACACAACTACATAAACGAGCCCCAAAGCCCCGTCATGTCCATGTCACCACAGGCCACCTACTTGTCCAAGATCATCCCCAATGCCATCTTGCCAGCCTCTGTGGATGTCATCGAGATCAGCAGAAGCCGCAGCAGGAACAGCGTCCGCACTGTGAGCAAGAGCAGTCTGGTATCTGCTAGCCCGGCCTCCACACGCTCCAGCATGCGCTCGTCTGCCCGCAACTTCAACATCAGTGATCTCTCTTCCAACAGCTCCAACTGGAGCCACTCCCAGTCTTCCGAGACCATCGTGTCCAACTCCTCTACCATCTCCTCCAAGGGCAGTGCAAAGAAAGTTCAGACCCTGAATGGGGCAGGTGAGCCTGCTCCCAGGAAGACAGATAAGGAGACCAACAGGCCAGGACCTGATCAGATGAGTGTCAACAGCTCCGTCAGCTGGGCAAGCGCTTCCTCTGCAATGGCCCAGAATGGCAGCGGGCATGGCAGCAAGCAAAAGGGCAGCCCAACGTCACCATCTTCTAGCACAGAGAGTGGGGCAGATAGCTATGACACCGCAAGCATCCAAAGCGCCAGCTCTTTCAACCGGAGCATGTctgtgatgaagatgaagaggcCACCAGCTCCCCCGAGGAGGACCTATTCCCTGCACCAGGATAAGCTTAAGCGTCGCTCCAGAGAGCTGCAGGACAGTGGCAGCGCAGAGACCAGACAAGACAATGTCAAGGTCCCCCACCAGGAAACATGGGTGGTTGGAGGAGGGAAGCGCAGTATGATTGTGGATGAGGTTTTTTCACCTGGTACGCCAGGCAGTACCCAATCAGGGAGCCCAGCCTACTCTGCAGATTATAGCTCTCCAGACGACTCCAGGTCTTCCGCAGCTGCCAGTCCACTCACTCCAGAAACGATGGCAGCCAGGGAAGCTGTTCTCAAGGAGCAACCAGGGTCAAGTGATTCTTCCCCCCAGAAACCCCCCTTCCTCGTGAACAAGTTTGAGAGGACTATGTCTCCCTCAAGCGGCTACTCCAGCCAGAGTGGTACCCCGACGCTCCCCACCAAAGAAATTCCTGTTTTCCCATCCTCACCTGGGAATAACAAAACCAAGCCAGCAAAACCTGAGAGAACGGTCTCTCGGACGTCCCCTAATGCATCTGTATCCTCTTCCGTGACCTCTCTGTCATCTGCGCCCTCCGAGCCTCTTTCTCGAGAGGCTTCAGCCAATTCCCAGCCTGCTGGGAAGTCTTTCCCTCCTGTTGCAGCTGTGAGCAACAAGGCAGCCCCTGCCCCTCCCACAGTTTTACTCAGAGAGGCATTTAACATTCCACCACCACCCAAAGTAAAAGCACCTTCTCCTCCACCCCCTGAGACATGGATGAACAAAAAACGCATCTTCGAGGTGCTATATGGCCAAAATGCCACTGCAAACAGGTTTTCAGCAGAGAAACGGGGGACTCTCTTGATGCAAAAGAATGAGACTCAAACTGCAGAGAAGCAGCAGAGTCCATTAACAGATAAAATAGAGATTCTGTCTGTAGAAAAGGGGAGTCCGTTACAAAGTAAGGAGACTGTCCAGAAAGCAGAGATTCTATTACCAAGTACAAAAGAGGTTCCGGCAGTCCAAAAGCAGGAGAGTCCAGTGGTTGCAAAGAAAGAGCCACCTCCAGTTATGAAAAAGAGCAGTCCACTGGTTCATAAGAAGGAAGATGGACCTGTACAGGAAAGCCCCCAAGTAAAGAACCAGATTTCAGTAGAAGAAAAGAAGCCAAGTCCTCGGGTAGAGAAAAAGACCATTCCACTGGCACAGAACCCTACAGCTATAGTTATTGTGCAAGCACGTACTTCACCCCCACCATCTCCTCCCCCCGCCCACCTGCCTCCCCCACCTCCTGCTAAGAAGACCTCAGATTCATCAGTTTCATCTCCCCCTCCCGAAGCATCCCAGGTGAACCCAATAGCAGAATCTGCCTGGccacccccacctcctcccCTGGAGGAATCTGGACCTGTATTTGCAGTGCAGGATGAGGTAGATTTCTCCTTCCCTCTGCCACCTCCTCCTATGTCTCAGGAAACTGTCACAGAGGTGGTGAGCTCTCCTGCTGTTTCTGAGATCCTGGAGAATTCGGGGGCTTCCACAACACCTATGGCACCTGTTACAGTTATTCTGCAACATGAACAAGCAATGCCTTCTATAGCCACTGTGGCCGTGATGGCTGCATCAGCAGCAAAGAATTTGAAGGAGGAATCTGTGAAAATAGCAGAGCCTGCATCACAACCACAGCCAGAAGAAAGGgctcccccacctcccccacctcccccagcTCCCCCTTTGCCAGTGGCTATTGTCAAGCCCAGTGACCCATTGGTAGTTACCACTCCCTCCTTGGATAAGTCTGCATCAGCTCAACTGTCTTCCACTCAAGCACAACCTTCCCAAGATAAGCCAGCTGAAGTTTCCTGCCCTCCAACAGCATCTGACGTCATCCCTCCTGCACCCCCATTAACTGTGGAGAAACAGGTCCCTGGGAACTTCAGAAAACAGTCAAGCCTGGCAAGTAAGGAGCCACTGTCACGGCCCAAAAGCACACCTGCTCCCAAAGAGGATGCCAACATCCCCCTGGTCACGCCTTCCCTGCTCCAGATGGTACGGTTACGATCTGTGAATGTTGCAAGTGAGCAGACTCTCACTGGTGACATCAAACCGAGCGATGAAAACGGATCCGGCCAAGAACAGAGCCCGAGCCTGAGCCCAAACCAGACTGTACCCCAGAAGCCCATCCGCAAATCCCTCTCTCTGAAGTCGCCTCCTGCCTCGGCACCCCTTCCTTCTATGAGGCTCCAAGAAGCCATTCGCTTGAAGACAGCTGCCATGTCTTCCAAGGATGGCAAGCCTGCCAGGCTCAGCTTACGGACGTCCACATCCGCCACTGCCAGCGGTGAGCTGGGAGTGCCTTCCCCCAGGTCGCCAGATGAGGGCGCCCTGCATAAATCTCCAGCCTCCACTGCCAGCTTCATCTTCTCTAAAAGCACGAAGAAGGTAGTCATCGAGACACCATCATCTCCGGAGGCTCAGACCGATCTCAAAAAGAACCTCGTGGCAGAACTGATGTCTGTGTCCAGCCCAACAAAGCCCATGACCAGTCCGCCCCCAATCAACGGGAAACCAGCAGCCATGAAGAAGCCAAGCAAGGTGCCACCACCGGTGGCCAAAAAACCACCTCACGTTGCGAGCAACCCGGCTAAGCCTTCGAGCCCAACCACAAAGACAGAGAGCTCCCTGAGTGAGCAGCACCCCTCTACTCCCACAGAAGGGGGGCAGAAAGGGACTGAGACACATGGGGAGGCTGGGAGTGTGCAACCTGCAGGCCAGCAAGCACAACCAAAGCAGGATGCAGAGTCAGCAA ATGGTCCTGAAACTGATAACACCGTGACATCGTCTGCTtcatga